Proteins found in one Halobaculum sp. MBLA0147 genomic segment:
- a CDS encoding glycoside hydrolase family 97 catalytic domain-containing protein, whose protein sequence is MRETEDDHGGDGTGRTVGRRGLLRGLAGLAAASAYSLTVPEEVAAQVTTGDSGDVQSVTSPDGSIEVTVDVSSGVPTYEVAYEGTTYLEPSPIGFTFDGQATFGTGIGSAGPDVTVTGTERTSATETWTPQWGAYDTVSEPYESLRIGLEETTSPGRSANLEVRVFDDGLGFRVVFDDDFGSFTIESETTEFNFAGDYTSWWIENEWVNPRFEQEYTESRLSDIPAGGSTTRPNDNYVRRGAHTPLTVRADDGTYLSVHESNLDDYAKLSLAAKSDTGGHELAAELAPLPDGSSVKATAPHQTPWRTIQVGSTPGELVESQLIPLLADPLDESVFPTTPDGSVDTSWVTPRKYVGVWWLMIAGSANWEYKSDTEVANAGNDPAKYVHGARTERTERYMRFASENAVDSVLVEGWNRGWATYPGDGTGFEMGVTDSYPDFDVQTVTDYGASLPNPVELTIHNETAGNVVTYEDEIQTADVFAGYESEGIRSIKNGYVKDPGLGFDGDGAAASHTHHCQRAVNHHRLVMREAAANRQLLEIHEGIVPTGEIRTYPNVAAREVVKAQEYDGFGELGADVGRDHHVTLPFTRMLAGPTSYQPGIFDVTFGDDDPAQIETTVAKQLAMYPAYLAGLQMAADRIEAYVDETVGVGEFVQAQSARLDGLITADQWRDAYGGHYVPIDPNREPDGATATFTVTDVPSAGTYDLHLRYAADAEQNRQAVSDFGSGEATLVVDGTEQTITPPFTDYWDDWDVYTVSVDLQAGDNTVAVKLGADDVGGFNFDALGVSEAGAGSPVAPAFENVDPSRENYDTVPAFDFVETVPVDWDETRVVDAAIGDYLVVARRSGDEWFLGAMTDETARDVTVSFDFLSARANGWTATEYTDAPGTDVDTDPEEVAISTVSVAAGETRTLSLAAGGGTAMRIRPA, encoded by the coding sequence ATGCGAGAGACAGAGGACGATCACGGCGGCGACGGCACCGGGCGAACGGTCGGCCGACGAGGGCTGTTGCGGGGCCTCGCGGGGCTCGCGGCGGCGAGCGCGTACTCGCTGACGGTGCCCGAGGAGGTCGCGGCACAGGTGACCACGGGGGACAGCGGCGACGTACAGAGCGTCACCTCGCCCGACGGCTCCATCGAGGTGACGGTGGACGTGTCCTCCGGCGTCCCGACGTACGAGGTGGCATACGAGGGGACGACGTACCTCGAACCCTCCCCGATCGGGTTCACCTTCGACGGGCAGGCGACGTTCGGGACCGGCATCGGTTCCGCGGGGCCGGACGTGACCGTCACGGGGACCGAACGGACGAGCGCGACGGAGACGTGGACCCCGCAGTGGGGTGCCTACGACACGGTGTCGGAGCCGTACGAGTCGCTGCGGATCGGACTGGAAGAGACGACGAGTCCCGGCCGGTCCGCGAACTTGGAGGTGCGCGTGTTCGACGACGGCCTCGGGTTCCGGGTGGTGTTCGACGACGACTTCGGCTCGTTCACGATCGAGTCGGAGACGACGGAGTTCAACTTCGCGGGAGACTACACGAGTTGGTGGATCGAGAACGAGTGGGTGAACCCGCGGTTCGAACAGGAGTACACGGAGTCGCGGCTGAGTGACATTCCGGCGGGCGGCTCGACCACGCGTCCGAACGACAACTACGTGCGGCGGGGCGCACACACGCCGTTGACGGTCCGTGCCGACGACGGGACGTACCTGAGCGTCCACGAGTCGAACCTGGACGACTACGCGAAGCTGTCGCTGGCGGCCAAGTCCGACACCGGCGGGCACGAGTTGGCCGCCGAACTCGCTCCCTTGCCGGACGGCTCCTCGGTGAAGGCGACCGCGCCACACCAGACGCCGTGGCGGACGATCCAGGTGGGATCGACACCCGGGGAGTTGGTGGAGTCACAGTTGATCCCGCTGTTGGCGGACCCGCTCGACGAGTCGGTGTTCCCGACGACCCCCGACGGCAGCGTCGACACCTCGTGGGTGACCCCGCGGAAGTACGTCGGCGTCTGGTGGCTGATGATCGCCGGGTCCGCGAACTGGGAGTACAAGTCCGACACCGAGGTCGCGAACGCCGGGAACGACCCCGCGAAGTACGTACACGGTGCCCGGACGGAGCGGACGGAGCGGTACATGCGGTTCGCGAGCGAGAACGCCGTCGACAGCGTGCTCGTCGAGGGGTGGAACCGTGGGTGGGCGACGTACCCGGGCGACGGCACCGGCTTCGAGATGGGCGTGACCGACTCGTACCCAGACTTCGACGTCCAGACCGTCACCGACTACGGCGCGAGCCTCCCGAACCCGGTCGAGTTGACGATCCACAACGAGACGGCGGGCAACGTCGTCACCTACGAGGACGAGATCCAGACGGCGGACGTGTTCGCGGGCTACGAGAGCGAGGGGATTCGCTCGATCAAGAACGGCTACGTCAAGGACCCCGGCCTCGGGTTCGACGGCGACGGCGCGGCGGCGAGTCACACCCACCACTGTCAGCGGGCGGTGAACCACCACAGACTGGTGATGCGGGAGGCGGCCGCGAACCGGCAACTGCTGGAGATCCACGAGGGGATCGTCCCGACGGGGGAGATCCGCACGTACCCGAACGTCGCCGCCCGCGAGGTCGTGAAGGCACAGGAGTACGACGGCTTCGGCGAACTCGGCGCGGACGTGGGGCGGGACCACCACGTGACGCTCCCGTTCACGCGGATGCTCGCCGGGCCGACGAGCTACCAGCCGGGGATCTTCGACGTGACGTTCGGCGACGACGACCCCGCACAGATCGAGACGACGGTCGCGAAACAGTTGGCGATGTACCCAGCGTACCTCGCCGGCCTCCAGATGGCGGCCGACCGGATCGAGGCGTACGTCGACGAGACCGTCGGCGTCGGGGAGTTCGTCCAGGCACAGTCGGCGCGTCTCGACGGCCTGATCACGGCCGACCAGTGGCGCGACGCCTACGGCGGTCACTACGTCCCGATCGACCCGAACCGAGAGCCGGACGGCGCGACGGCGACGTTCACGGTGACGGACGTACCCAGCGCCGGCACCTACGACCTCCACCTGCGGTACGCGGCCGACGCCGAGCAGAACCGGCAGGCCGTCTCCGACTTCGGCTCGGGCGAGGCGACACTCGTCGTCGACGGGACCGAGCAGACGATCACCCCGCCGTTCACCGACTACTGGGACGACTGGGACGTGTACACCGTCTCCGTCGACCTCCAGGCGGGCGACAACACGGTCGCGGTGAAGTTGGGTGCCGACGACGTGGGTGGGTTCAACTTCGACGCGCTCGGCGTGAGCGAGGCCGGTGCCGGTTCGCCGGTCGCGCCCGCCTTCGAGAACGTCGACCCGAGCCGCGAGAACTACGACACGGTGCCGGCGTTCGACTTCGTCGAGACCGTCCCGGTCGACTGGGACGAGACGCGGGTGGTCGACGCCGCCATCGGCGACTACCTCGTCGTCGCACGCCGCAGCGGCGACGAGTGGTTCCTCGGCGCGATGACCGACGAGACCGCCCGCGACGTGACTGTCTCGTTCGACTTCCTCTCGGCGCGCGCGAACGGGTGGACGGCCACGGAGTACACGGACGCACCCGGAACGGACGTCGACACCGACCCGGAGGAGGTGGCCATCTCGACGGTCTCCGTCGCGGCCGGCGAGACGCGGACGCTCTCGCTGGCGGCCGGCGGTGGGACGGCGATGCGGATTCGCCCCGCCTGA
- a CDS encoding AAA family ATPase: MVTIESLRVQNFRGVTGEHELETDGENVVIVGPNGSGKSSLLEAADYLITGTISDLRGEGMGVVPRDEVIPNVRSDGECVVEASLELDDGSTQEFRRSFEERDTDPPEDELPTSVEEAIDTAEQGQHLLTRDDLLDLILAQPQSRREAFVELLDLPDIDERRLALQRTRKKLDKRVENETTSRENVAERLREIAGVDTPHGDLLESAVLEAVNDLREEFGAEPIDEITPEGVRKGIKSPSELVSAEALQREPPRQALEEFASWIESVHENLPETIKNFRSKLSEFHRSEWGGVDAKQLELLELGESVVEPDDDVCPLCDRPWHEDTPLLEDIRDRRERLAHLQHLKESIEGRRDDLRSTLNEGRDLTEYLSRELEESVYPQVEAIQRLQEVIDETLSIFSNDALVRGDLTPEELPIVDDEPGEEILTKQIKEALRASKELQRRASEVDDLSETEAKYERLQSVADQWAEYQERRATVERLESLLEQVKIAESNFTDAWEEVVGDIYEDISSRVGTYYERIHGDEVGAATRFDVTDTGVKLKKEFYDEGEFPPQGIHSEGHLDTLGLCLHLALTDYLQQGNESIILMDDVVMSVDQDHRREIARLIAEEFAEEYQVIITTHDELWAQQLKSEGALDGGDQVWLQEWSLDAGVTESRYRIDVGDQWDEVEAAMSDDDIQRAAHELRYATERMLQQTCTSLGAHIEYKPGAEYTVSDFKDAVCRRLDTLTGKARDNLHSHDDDDRDDFEAAGELDDKYGKLLHDVGEKLDRVNRRVHWTPGKWLTLGSKEFEEVYETHKAAYDLLYCDECGSSIRYEEMGGYHELRCNCREHYDITWS, encoded by the coding sequence ATGGTGACGATTGAGAGCCTCCGCGTCCAGAACTTTCGTGGGGTAACTGGAGAGCACGAACTAGAGACAGATGGTGAGAACGTTGTAATCGTGGGACCGAACGGATCCGGAAAGAGTTCGTTGCTGGAGGCGGCGGATTACCTGATCACGGGTACCATCTCCGACCTTCGAGGAGAGGGTATGGGTGTCGTCCCCCGCGACGAAGTAATCCCTAACGTCAGATCCGACGGGGAGTGCGTCGTAGAAGCGTCGCTGGAGCTAGACGACGGGTCCACGCAAGAGTTCCGGCGGAGTTTCGAAGAGCGGGACACGGATCCACCCGAAGACGAATTACCAACCTCTGTCGAGGAGGCGATTGATACGGCAGAACAGGGACAACACCTGCTCACGAGGGACGACCTGCTGGACCTGATCTTGGCCCAACCACAGTCTCGTCGGGAAGCTTTCGTGGAACTTCTCGATTTACCGGACATCGATGAGCGACGACTGGCTCTCCAGCGCACTCGAAAGAAACTGGACAAACGGGTCGAAAACGAAACGACATCCCGCGAGAACGTCGCCGAGCGACTCCGTGAGATTGCCGGAGTCGACACGCCTCACGGAGATCTCCTCGAAAGCGCTGTGTTGGAAGCAGTAAACGACCTCAGGGAGGAATTCGGCGCGGAGCCCATCGACGAGATAACCCCCGAAGGTGTGAGAAAGGGAATCAAGTCACCGAGTGAACTCGTCTCCGCGGAGGCACTTCAGCGGGAACCACCGCGCCAAGCACTCGAAGAATTCGCCAGTTGGATTGAGAGCGTCCACGAGAACCTCCCCGAAACCATCAAGAACTTTCGTAGTAAGCTATCCGAGTTCCACCGATCCGAGTGGGGCGGGGTCGACGCAAAGCAGCTAGAACTGCTCGAACTCGGCGAGTCAGTCGTAGAACCGGATGACGACGTGTGTCCGCTCTGTGATCGTCCCTGGCACGAGGATACCCCGTTGCTGGAGGACATCAGAGACCGACGGGAAAGACTGGCGCACCTCCAACACCTGAAGGAGTCCATCGAGGGACGGCGTGATGACCTTCGGAGTACGCTGAACGAGGGGCGGGATCTCACGGAGTACCTTTCGAGGGAACTGGAGGAGTCAGTGTACCCGCAAGTAGAGGCGATTCAACGACTTCAGGAGGTGATCGACGAGACGCTAAGCATCTTCTCCAACGACGCCCTCGTTCGTGGCGATTTGACGCCAGAAGAATTGCCTATCGTGGACGATGAACCCGGAGAGGAGATTCTGACGAAGCAAATCAAAGAAGCTCTTCGTGCGTCCAAGGAGCTACAGCGCCGTGCCAGCGAGGTCGACGACCTGAGCGAAACAGAAGCGAAGTACGAACGATTACAGAGCGTCGCGGATCAGTGGGCCGAGTATCAAGAGCGGCGGGCCACGGTCGAACGGCTTGAGTCGCTACTCGAACAGGTCAAGATCGCGGAGAGCAACTTCACCGACGCATGGGAGGAAGTCGTCGGCGACATTTACGAGGACATCTCGTCGCGGGTCGGAACGTACTACGAACGAATTCACGGTGACGAAGTGGGGGCCGCTACCCGGTTCGATGTGACTGATACCGGTGTGAAATTGAAAAAAGAATTCTACGACGAAGGCGAGTTCCCGCCACAGGGAATCCACAGTGAGGGCCACCTCGACACACTCGGTCTGTGTCTCCACCTCGCACTGACCGACTACCTCCAGCAGGGCAACGAATCGATCATCCTGATGGACGACGTAGTGATGTCCGTCGATCAAGATCACCGACGCGAGATAGCTCGCCTCATCGCCGAGGAATTCGCAGAGGAGTACCAGGTCATCATCACGACACACGACGAGTTGTGGGCCCAACAGCTGAAATCAGAGGGGGCACTCGACGGCGGCGATCAAGTCTGGCTTCAGGAGTGGTCACTGGACGCTGGCGTAACGGAGAGTCGATACCGAATCGATGTCGGTGATCAGTGGGACGAAGTTGAGGCAGCGATGTCCGACGACGACATACAACGTGCAGCCCACGAACTCCGATATGCGACGGAACGAATGCTTCAGCAGACTTGTACGTCGCTCGGAGCACACATCGAGTACAAACCTGGTGCCGAGTATACGGTTTCTGATTTCAAGGATGCCGTCTGCCGTCGGTTAGATACACTCACCGGCAAGGCGAGAGACAACCTCCATTCTCACGACGATGACGATAGAGACGACTTTGAAGCTGCGGGGGAACTAGATGACAAATACGGGAAATTGCTACACGACGTTGGAGAAAAGTTGGACAGAGTAAACCGTCGGGTGCACTGGACACCAGGGAAGTGGCTAACTCTCGGATCGAAGGAATTCGAAGAGGTCTACGAGACGCACAAGGCTGCCTACGATCTCTTGTACTGCGATGAATGTGGGTCGTCGATCCGGTACGAAGAGATGGGAGGCTACCACGAACTCCGATGCAACTGTCGAGAACACTACGACATCACGTGGAGCTAG